A genomic stretch from Nymphalis io chromosome 25, ilAglIoxx1.1, whole genome shotgun sequence includes:
- the LOC126778206 gene encoding uncharacterized protein LOC126778206 — protein sequence MESKLKNFKNSLTLQDCEKTNLSLTTPFSINDILTKENETKCDFENGMFCSSNGFGGKVNFLNKPTNYTKEDDYTKKEVMEKSMKYYDDCNFRDYADDGALDMSRKNSFPVTELSDDYDSRSSNTGSPVRRSNSSPNSDIGYKPFNLHYERKCATPPPDHRIMHSPNYTPIEYSQNGGRKKRSRAAFSHAQVYELERRFSQQRYLSGPERADLAVSLKLTETQVKIWFQNRRYKTKRKQLQMQESGMLAAAAAAANHARKVAVKVLVNNNGQPSLPDIKYQAPMIGKTLNPALFAPPNLLEGSPILKHFAGVYGVDFAKNPEYKALLQESYNQAVLQSLYGPHLGVNYPNIPLSYMYYPGHPAFGMPMSCEADRAHETCIEPKEFGESSMKDERLIDKSKAPVEVNENSNESMASNIEVEN from the exons atggagtcgaaattaaaaaatttcaagAATTCCCTGACTTTACAAGATTGTGAGAAGACAAACTTGAGTTTAACGACCCCTTTCTCGATAAACGATATTTTGACAAAGGAAAATGAAACGAAGTGcgattttgaaaatggaatgttTTGTTCGTCGAACGGTTTCGGCGGGAAAGTGAATTTTTTAAACAAGCCGACCAATTATACCAAAGAGGATGATTATACGAAAAAGGAGGTCATGGAAAAGAGTATGAAATATTACGATGACTGTAATTTTCGTGATTATGCAGACGATGGCGCTTTGGATATGTCGAGGAAGAATAGTTTTCCGGTCACGGAATTATcag ATGACTACGACTCGAGGTCCTCAAACACCGGTTCCCCCGTACGCCGCTCTAACTCGTCCCCTAACTCCGACATCGGGTACAAGCCGTTCAATTTACACTACGAGAGGAAGTGCGCCACCCCGCCGCCAGATCACCGAATAATGCACTCCCCGAACTACACGCCTATCGAATACTCGCAGAACGGTGGCCGGAAAAAGCGGTCACGAGCCGCCTTCTCGCACGCTCAAGTCTACGAACTGGAACGGCGATTCAGCCAGCAGAGATACCTGTCCGGTCCGGAACGAGCCGACTTAGCGGTGAGCCTCAAGCTCACCGAGACACAAGTGAAGATCTGGTTCCAGAACCGTCGGTACAAAACGAAACGAAAACAGCTacagatgcaggaaagcggcaTGCTAGCTGCAGCAGCCGCCGCTGCGAACCATGCGAGAAAAGTCGCAGTAAAAGTCCTAGTCAACAACAACGGACAACCGAGTTTACCAGACATAAAATACCAAGCACCAATGATCGGCAAAACATTAAATCCAGCGCTGTTCGCTCCTCCAAACCTCTTGGAAGGATCaccaatattaaaacattttgcaGGCGTTTATGGCGTTGATTTCGCAAAGAATCCAGAATACAAAGCGCTTTTACAAGAATCGTATAATCAAGCGGTCTTGCAATCTCTATACGGACCTCATTTAGGGGTAAACTATCCCAATATACCGttatcatatatgtattatcCTGGTCATCCCGCGTTCGGGATGCCCATGTCCTGCGAAGCGGATAGAGCTCACGAAACATGTATCGAGCCTAAAGAATTTGGGGAGAGTTCGATGAAGGATGAGAGACTTATTGATAAAAGTAAAGCTCCTGTTGAAGTTAATGAAAACAGCAACGAGAGTATGGCGAGTAATATCGAAGTAGAAAATTGA